One window of Nocardia sp. NBC_00508 genomic DNA carries:
- a CDS encoding YegS/Rv2252/BmrU family lipid kinase, with amino-acid sequence MTEHSSVRAITVVTNPRSGHGKGGDVASAAIARFRAGGADVTEVCAPSAAESVRQVRDSITGASGAKPDGVVCVGGDGLVNVTLAAVAETGVALGMIPAGTGNDLARELGVPTDDPSAAADLVLRGRTRTIDLGRIEPTGSGAPMWFATVTGTGFDARVTLRANDMRWPKGRLRYTVAALAEISGRFTVPYRVELTGAVTDGLTNPGAGSLLETEAVMVAVGNTRTYGGGMLICPDAVMDDGLLDLTVVGALSRREMLRLLPALSAGKRQNHPEVKQYRAAAITLSAPGAPATADGEPAGTLPITIRAAPAALTVLVP; translated from the coding sequence GTGACCGAGCATTCGTCAGTGCGGGCGATCACCGTGGTGACCAATCCGCGGTCCGGGCACGGCAAGGGCGGCGACGTCGCGAGCGCCGCGATCGCCCGGTTCCGCGCCGGCGGCGCCGACGTGACCGAGGTGTGCGCGCCGTCGGCCGCCGAATCGGTTCGGCAGGTTCGCGATTCGATCACCGGCGCGAGCGGCGCGAAGCCCGACGGGGTGGTCTGCGTCGGCGGCGACGGGCTGGTCAACGTGACCCTTGCGGCCGTCGCCGAGACCGGCGTCGCGCTCGGCATGATTCCCGCGGGCACCGGCAACGATCTGGCCAGGGAACTCGGCGTGCCGACCGACGACCCGAGCGCGGCGGCCGATCTCGTATTGCGCGGGCGGACCCGTACCATCGATCTGGGTCGGATCGAGCCCACGGGGTCGGGCGCGCCGATGTGGTTCGCCACCGTGACGGGCACCGGATTCGACGCGCGGGTCACCTTGCGCGCCAATGACATGCGCTGGCCGAAAGGCAGACTGCGCTACACCGTCGCGGCACTGGCCGAGATCTCCGGACGTTTCACCGTGCCCTACCGCGTCGAGCTGACCGGTGCGGTCACCGACGGACTGACCAATCCCGGCGCGGGCTCCCTGCTGGAGACCGAGGCGGTCATGGTCGCGGTCGGCAACACCCGCACCTACGGCGGCGGCATGTTGATCTGCCCGGACGCGGTCATGGACGACGGACTGCTCGACCTGACCGTGGTGGGCGCGCTGTCGCGGAGGGAGATGCTGCGCCTGCTTCCCGCGCTGTCGGCGGGTAAACGCCAGAACCATCCCGAGGTCAAGCAGTACCGTGCCGCGGCCATCACCCTCAGCGCGCCGGGCGCGCCCGCGACCGCCGATGGCGAACCCGCGGGCACCTTGCCGATCACCATCCGCGCGGCTCCCGCGGCGCTCACTGTTCTGGTGCCCTGA
- a CDS encoding NAD(P)/FAD-dependent oxidoreductase — MSETYDVVIVGGGAAGLSAALVLARARRRVAVVDGGAPRNAPAEHMHGFLSRDGMAPAALLAAGVAEVVGYGAEVIDDVVIDAGAASDDYTLRLGRGGSLRARRVVVATGLRDELPELPGVRERWGRDVLHCPYCHGYEVRDQPIGVLGGREPGAVARAVHLALLLPQWSQDVIFFPHTMTLSDGDRAQLDARGVRVLEGEVARFVVDDVLRGVELSDGRAVPRTAMFVAPTFRANDALLVALGCAFDDAGWVVTDPTGRTSVPGVWAAGNVGNPAAQVISAAGAGSTAAIAINGDLVMADLGVPAR; from the coding sequence ATGAGCGAGACATACGACGTGGTGATCGTGGGTGGCGGCGCGGCAGGACTGTCCGCGGCGCTGGTCTTGGCCAGGGCGCGGCGACGCGTCGCGGTGGTAGACGGCGGCGCGCCGCGGAACGCGCCCGCCGAGCACATGCACGGGTTCTTGTCGCGCGACGGAATGGCGCCCGCGGCTCTGCTGGCGGCCGGGGTCGCCGAGGTCGTGGGCTACGGCGCGGAAGTGATCGATGACGTCGTCATCGATGCGGGCGCCGCCTCGGACGACTACACACTGCGGCTCGGACGAGGCGGGTCGTTGCGGGCACGCCGCGTGGTGGTCGCCACCGGACTGCGGGACGAACTGCCGGAGCTGCCCGGCGTGCGCGAGCGCTGGGGTCGCGACGTGCTGCACTGCCCGTACTGCCACGGCTACGAGGTCCGTGACCAGCCGATCGGAGTGCTCGGCGGCCGCGAGCCGGGCGCGGTGGCGCGCGCGGTGCACTTGGCGCTGTTGCTGCCGCAGTGGTCGCAGGACGTGATCTTCTTCCCGCACACGATGACGCTCTCGGACGGCGACCGCGCCCAGTTGGACGCGCGCGGGGTTCGTGTGCTCGAGGGGGAGGTCGCACGGTTCGTCGTGGACGACGTGCTGCGCGGAGTGGAACTGTCCGACGGTAGGGCGGTGCCCCGGACGGCGATGTTCGTCGCCCCGACCTTCCGTGCCAACGACGCCCTGCTCGTCGCGCTGGGCTGCGCGTTCGACGACGCCGGTTGGGTGGTCACCGACCCGACCGGACGCACCAGCGTTCCGGGTGTCTGGGCCGCGGGCAACGTCGGCAACCCGGCAGCCCAGGTGATTTCGGCGGCGGGCGCGGGCTCCACCGCGGCGATCGCGATCAACGGCGACTTGGTGATGGCGGACCTGGGCGTGCCCGCCCGATAA
- a CDS encoding AAA family ATPase → MADPSVPPPVNLEEKPGFSRLPNESPLGTLVGVNPPLEATPTHAPEPRLLSPDTLHDLRGHAIEELRYPASAALIVAGIPGAGKSTALRKFFSAESDAAAPSRGPDGALVLDSMQARNRLRPRLWWLPYLLWRPVVHIAHLRAIRTALRDTTGPVVIHDCATFRWTRTLIQRWAAGYGRELHLLMLDVPATVARAGQYARGRRINRVAFTVHVRSWRRLMREIATEHHTPSGTSRSVVIVDRAAVNRIRRVVFAA, encoded by the coding sequence GTGGCTGATCCCAGCGTTCCTCCTCCGGTGAATCTCGAAGAAAAACCAGGGTTTTCCCGGTTGCCGAACGAGTCTCCGCTGGGGACGCTGGTAGGGGTGAACCCCCCGCTCGAAGCCACACCGACGCACGCCCCCGAACCCCGGCTGCTGTCTCCCGATACCCTGCACGATCTACGGGGCCACGCGATCGAGGAGCTGCGGTACCCGGCGTCGGCGGCGCTGATCGTCGCGGGTATCCCGGGCGCGGGCAAGAGCACCGCACTGCGCAAGTTCTTCAGCGCCGAGTCCGATGCCGCGGCGCCCTCGCGCGGCCCCGATGGCGCGCTGGTGCTCGACTCGATGCAGGCGCGCAACCGTTTACGGCCCAGGCTGTGGTGGCTCCCCTATCTGCTGTGGCGGCCTGTCGTGCACATCGCGCACCTCCGGGCGATCCGCACGGCGTTGCGCGACACCACCGGTCCGGTCGTCATCCACGACTGCGCGACCTTCCGCTGGACGCGCACGCTGATCCAGCGCTGGGCAGCGGGATATGGCCGCGAACTGCACCTGCTCATGCTCGACGTGCCCGCCACCGTGGCGCGGGCAGGCCAGTACGCCCGCGGTCGCCGGATCAACCGCGTGGCCTTCACGGTGCACGTGCGGAGCTGGCGGCGGCTCATGCGTGAAATCGCGACCGAGCACCATACGCCGAGCGGCACATCGCGTTCGGTGGTCATCGTCGACCGTGCTGCCGTCAACCGGATCCGTCGCGTGGTCTTCGCCGCCTGA
- a CDS encoding helix-turn-helix domain-containing protein, whose translation MSTQPAVTQALADIGPRLKALRTRRNVTLTALAESTGISKSTLSRLESGQRKASLELLLPIAMAHQVPLDELVAAPKIADPRVHATARKMNGLTIVPLTRQPGPLQAFKIIIPPGRGEPDPKVHEGFEWLYVLSGRLRLVLGEHDLVLGPGEAAEFDTRQPHWFGSAGRGSVEILSLFGAQGERMHLRARSAGRKRT comes from the coding sequence ATGTCCACGCAACCGGCCGTCACCCAGGCCCTCGCCGACATCGGCCCCCGGCTCAAGGCGCTGCGCACCCGCCGGAACGTCACCCTCACCGCGCTGGCGGAAAGCACCGGGATCTCCAAGAGCACGCTGTCGCGATTGGAGTCCGGGCAGCGCAAGGCCAGTCTGGAACTGCTGCTACCCATCGCGATGGCCCACCAGGTGCCGTTGGACGAACTGGTGGCCGCGCCGAAGATCGCCGACCCCAGGGTGCACGCCACGGCACGAAAGATGAACGGGCTCACCATCGTCCCGCTCACTCGACAGCCGGGTCCGCTGCAGGCGTTCAAGATCATCATCCCACCCGGTCGCGGCGAGCCGGACCCGAAGGTGCACGAGGGTTTCGAGTGGCTCTACGTGCTGTCCGGACGGCTCCGGCTGGTGCTCGGCGAGCACGATCTGGTGCTCGGCCCCGGCGAGGCCGCGGAATTCGACACCCGCCAACCGCATTGGTTCGGCAGCGCGGGCCGCGGCTCGGTGGAAATCCTCAGCCTTTTCGGCGCACAGGGAGAACGAATGCACCTTCGCGCGCGTTCGGCAGGACGAAAACGCACGTAA
- a CDS encoding IS110 family transposase, whose protein sequence is MAFAGWDWGSTTHDVTVIDDAGGKIERFPVPHTEDGIARALARLACYGGPGELPVAIETTRGLVVDRLLTAGHPVIPVHPNAFHAARPRWGAARAKNDPGDGFKLADYARTDGHRLPVLAPTLPQTLELQALTRQRGDHLGMRIAAVNQLAALLDTHWPGGRTIFASLHSPIALAFLDRYPSPQAAAGLTAARLEAFCRRHHYSGRRPGTELLARLREAPTSASRLGEPVIAQLVRAQTGLVRSIQTSIDALDAVIADALAAHPYARLLADLPRVGTLNLAQIIGEVGPILERANSFDQLAAETGIAPVTRSSGKIHTVAFRHATNQRARQALVTWIDNSRRASDWADQRYTAARARGQRHPHAIRTLGRAWLRIIWACWRTKTCYDPTKKQPTQQPIAA, encoded by the coding sequence GTGGCGTTCGCCGGCTGGGACTGGGGCAGCACCACTCACGACGTGACCGTGATCGACGATGCCGGTGGCAAGATCGAACGCTTCCCGGTGCCGCATACTGAAGACGGCATCGCTCGCGCGTTGGCACGGCTGGCCTGCTACGGCGGGCCCGGTGAGTTGCCGGTGGCAATCGAGACCACCCGCGGGCTGGTCGTGGACCGGCTGCTGACCGCCGGGCATCCGGTGATTCCGGTGCACCCCAACGCTTTTCATGCCGCTCGCCCCCGTTGGGGCGCCGCCCGCGCCAAGAACGATCCCGGCGATGGGTTCAAGCTGGCCGACTACGCCCGCACCGACGGCCACCGGCTGCCGGTACTGGCCCCGACCCTGCCGCAAACGCTCGAACTGCAGGCATTGACCCGTCAGCGCGGCGACCACCTGGGCATGCGCATCGCCGCGGTCAATCAACTCGCCGCGCTGCTGGACACGCACTGGCCCGGAGGCAGGACGATCTTCGCCAGCCTGCACTCGCCGATCGCGCTGGCGTTCCTGGACCGCTACCCGAGCCCGCAGGCCGCTGCTGGGCTCACCGCGGCCCGCCTCGAGGCGTTCTGCCGCCGCCACCACTACAGCGGCCGCCGTCCCGGCACCGAGCTGCTCGCCCGGCTGCGCGAGGCACCCACATCGGCCAGCAGGCTCGGCGAGCCGGTCATCGCGCAGCTGGTCCGCGCCCAGACCGGGCTCGTCCGCTCGATCCAAACCAGCATCGACGCACTCGACGCCGTGATCGCCGACGCTCTCGCCGCACACCCCTACGCCAGATTGCTGGCCGATCTGCCCCGCGTCGGCACACTGAACCTGGCCCAGATCATCGGCGAGGTCGGCCCAATCCTGGAGCGCGCCAACAGCTTCGATCAACTCGCCGCCGAAACCGGCATCGCCCCGGTCACCCGCTCCTCCGGCAAAATCCACACCGTCGCCTTCCGCCACGCCACCAACCAGCGAGCCAGACAAGCCTTGGTGACCTGGATCGACAACAGCCGCCGCGCCAGCGACTGGGCAGACCAGCGCTACACCGCCGCCCGCGCCCGCGGCCAACGACACCCCCACGCCATCCGCACCCTCGGCCGCGCCTGGCTGCGCATCATCTGGGCTTGCTGGCGCACCAAAACCTGCTACGACCCCACCAAAAAACAACCGACTCAACAACCGATCGCCGCATAG